The proteins below come from a single Beutenbergia cavernae DSM 12333 genomic window:
- a CDS encoding ABC transporter ATP-binding protein, whose translation MTTDALISATGAIRRYGTFEAVRGVDLTVRRGELLALLGTNGAGKTSLLELIEGLAPASGGTVRVLGHDPYRERGHVIPRVGIMLQEAGFASDLTVAETARMWAGTQTAPRPYRAALDIVGLAHRADVRVASLSGGERRRLDLALAVMGRPEVLFLDEPTTGLDPASRRATWDLVRDLLADGTTVLLTTHYLEEAEELADRIAVMHEGRIAREGTVAQIVATEPARVSFVVHDGAGRVVDVRAADLPPLAGAVAPPDVARARVSVRTDELQDDLGTILGWAHERSYRLAELDARAASLEQAFLAIAGTPSSAAPIEKEAAA comes from the coding sequence ATGACCACAGATGCGCTGATCTCCGCCACCGGGGCGATCCGCCGGTACGGGACGTTCGAGGCCGTCCGCGGTGTCGACCTGACCGTCCGCCGCGGGGAGCTCCTCGCCCTGCTCGGCACGAACGGTGCCGGCAAGACGTCGCTGCTCGAGCTGATCGAGGGTCTCGCCCCCGCGAGCGGCGGCACGGTCCGCGTGCTCGGCCACGACCCGTACCGCGAACGCGGCCACGTGATCCCGCGTGTCGGGATCATGCTGCAGGAGGCCGGGTTCGCGTCCGACCTGACCGTCGCCGAGACGGCGCGCATGTGGGCGGGCACCCAGACCGCGCCGCGGCCGTACCGTGCCGCCCTCGACATCGTCGGGCTCGCGCACCGCGCGGACGTCCGGGTGGCCAGCCTCTCCGGCGGGGAGCGGCGCCGCCTCGATCTCGCGCTGGCCGTCATGGGCCGGCCCGAGGTGCTCTTCCTGGACGAGCCCACCACCGGGCTCGACCCGGCCAGTCGGCGCGCGACCTGGGACCTCGTGCGCGACCTGCTCGCCGACGGCACCACTGTCCTCCTCACCACCCACTACCTGGAGGAGGCCGAGGAGCTCGCCGACCGGATCGCCGTCATGCACGAGGGGCGGATCGCCCGCGAGGGCACCGTCGCCCAGATCGTCGCCACCGAGCCGGCCCGGGTCTCGTTCGTGGTGCACGACGGCGCCGGCCGCGTCGTCGACGTGCGTGCGGCCGATCTCCCGCCGCTCGCGGGCGCCGTCGCCCCGCCGGACGTCGCGCGAGCGCGAGTCAGCGTGCGCACCGACGAGCTGCAGGACGACCTCGGCACGATCCTCGGCTGGGCCCACGAGCGGAGCTACCGCCTGGCGGAGCTCGACGCACGAGCGGCCTCGCTGGAACAGGCGTTCCTGGCGATCGCCGGGACGCCGTCGTCCGCGGCACCTATCGAGAAGGAGGCAGCAGCATGA
- a CDS encoding lysophospholipid acyltransferase family protein encodes MPRFRDAPPVPFAYRVVAFFVKPFLWLTTRRDWSGVEHLPESGGFIAAANHMTNIDPLTTAHYLYDSGVAPKILAKSSLFRVPVVGAALRRTGQIPVFRHSRTAGDSLDAARESLAAGECVAIFPEGTLTRDPDLWPMVARTGVARLALTSRAPVVPIAQWGAQRLLGRYSKLLKPFPRKLVHVRAGEPVELADLYGRTDTAALTEATSRVMAAITTMVADLRGETPPAEVYDMRKHGPGKGPGVARMKDARGDVDSAAGAAEPDPER; translated from the coding sequence GTGCCGCGGTTCCGAGATGCCCCACCTGTTCCCTTCGCGTACCGGGTGGTCGCGTTCTTCGTGAAGCCGTTCCTCTGGCTCACCACACGACGCGACTGGTCCGGCGTCGAACACCTCCCGGAGAGCGGCGGATTCATCGCCGCGGCGAACCACATGACGAACATCGACCCGCTGACGACGGCGCACTACCTGTACGACAGCGGCGTCGCGCCGAAGATCCTCGCCAAGTCGTCGCTGTTCCGCGTGCCCGTCGTGGGAGCGGCGCTGCGCCGCACGGGCCAGATCCCGGTGTTCCGGCACTCGCGCACGGCCGGGGACTCGCTCGACGCCGCACGTGAGTCGCTCGCGGCAGGGGAGTGCGTGGCGATCTTCCCGGAGGGCACGCTCACGCGGGACCCCGACCTGTGGCCGATGGTGGCCCGGACCGGCGTCGCGCGCCTCGCCCTGACGTCACGGGCCCCGGTCGTCCCGATCGCGCAGTGGGGAGCGCAGCGCCTGCTCGGCCGGTACTCGAAGCTCCTCAAGCCGTTCCCGCGCAAGCTCGTGCACGTGCGGGCGGGTGAGCCCGTGGAGCTGGCCGACCTGTACGGCCGGACCGACACCGCCGCGCTCACCGAGGCGACCAGCCGCGTCATGGCGGCGATCACGACGATGGTCGCGGACCTGCGAGGCGAGACACCGCCGGCCGAGGTGTACGACATGCGCAAGCACGGGCCCGGGAAGGGGCCGGGTGTGGCGCGGATGAAGGACGCACGCGGGGACGTCGACTCTGCGGCGGGCGCCGCCGAGCCGGACCCGGAGCGCTGA
- a CDS encoding sugar ABC transporter substrate-binding protein produces the protein MPTTFSSLSASGVSRRSFLTVTGTAAGLGALTACSGSGGSSGGASESANLTLPTYRESTGAAPDLPGTAEGVQPGYLTFPESFEATTAAKPLTGTASGLTETFATPPPAMDQNPFWQRLNSALGGDLDLIIGTDPGYPEKFATILASDDLPDMMWVPPNQGIPNVGQMLEAKFTDLTDYLSGDAVLEYPNLAALKPSSWQTAVVNGKIWGAPIPSTPFGQVMCGNPDVWERVGGFTFTDIEDLFDKATEISDGNTFAFEPAVRNVLNIISQCYGAPNTWRVNSDRTLTRNWETEEYKAAIEFVARCWAAGLIYEDLNLANPQPLAAQGRIASFVSVGPQGVGQLRDYDPGLPAVPLVPFAATSDSRPSYNMGYGTVGFTPFKQADEGKIRELLALVNWLSAPFGSAEYVQKQFGTEGEDWTRDSAGDLQPTPAAETNVPGLVSALNIMTSGETVLYSPGFPEDTEAAHALQGELIKLAMYSPVRGLYSDTNTKDGATISVPVNDTIVDVITGRATIADFEAAVTRFNEEGGEKIREEFEAVLPDDVPVTPTA, from the coding sequence ATGCCCACCACCTTCAGTTCCCTGTCGGCGAGCGGTGTCAGCCGCCGCAGCTTCCTCACGGTCACCGGGACGGCGGCCGGCCTCGGCGCGCTGACCGCCTGCAGCGGCTCCGGCGGGTCGAGCGGAGGCGCCTCCGAGTCGGCGAACCTCACCCTGCCCACCTACCGCGAGTCCACCGGCGCCGCGCCCGACCTGCCGGGCACCGCCGAGGGCGTCCAGCCGGGCTACCTCACGTTCCCCGAGTCGTTCGAGGCGACCACGGCGGCCAAGCCGCTGACCGGCACCGCTTCGGGGCTCACCGAGACCTTCGCCACCCCGCCTCCGGCGATGGACCAGAACCCGTTCTGGCAGCGGCTCAACAGCGCGCTCGGAGGCGACCTCGACCTGATCATCGGCACCGACCCGGGCTACCCCGAGAAGTTCGCCACCATCCTGGCCTCCGACGACCTGCCCGACATGATGTGGGTCCCGCCGAACCAGGGCATCCCCAACGTCGGCCAGATGCTCGAGGCGAAGTTCACCGACCTCACCGACTACCTCTCCGGTGACGCCGTTCTCGAGTACCCCAACCTGGCCGCGCTCAAGCCGAGCTCGTGGCAGACGGCGGTGGTCAACGGCAAGATCTGGGGCGCTCCGATCCCCTCCACCCCGTTCGGGCAGGTGATGTGCGGAAACCCCGACGTGTGGGAGAGGGTCGGCGGGTTCACCTTCACCGACATCGAGGACCTGTTCGACAAGGCCACAGAGATCAGCGACGGCAACACGTTCGCGTTCGAGCCCGCGGTCCGGAACGTGCTCAACATCATCAGCCAGTGCTACGGCGCCCCCAACACCTGGCGGGTCAACTCCGACCGCACCCTGACCCGCAACTGGGAGACCGAGGAGTACAAGGCCGCGATCGAGTTCGTCGCCAGGTGTTGGGCCGCCGGGCTCATCTACGAGGACCTCAACCTCGCGAACCCGCAGCCGCTCGCCGCCCAGGGGCGGATCGCCTCGTTCGTCTCCGTGGGTCCGCAGGGCGTCGGCCAGCTGCGCGACTACGACCCCGGCCTGCCGGCCGTGCCACTGGTGCCCTTCGCCGCGACCAGCGACTCCAGGCCTTCGTACAACATGGGTTACGGCACGGTCGGGTTCACCCCGTTCAAGCAGGCGGACGAAGGCAAGATCCGCGAGCTGCTCGCGCTGGTCAACTGGTTGTCGGCCCCCTTCGGCAGCGCCGAGTACGTGCAGAAGCAGTTCGGTACCGAGGGCGAGGACTGGACCCGCGACAGCGCGGGCGACCTCCAGCCGACCCCGGCCGCCGAGACCAACGTCCCCGGCCTGGTCAGCGCTCTCAACATCATGACCAGCGGCGAGACAGTCCTCTACAGCCCCGGCTTCCCCGAGGACACCGAGGCCGCGCACGCGCTGCAGGGCGAGCTGATCAAGCTGGCGATGTACTCCCCCGTCCGCGGGCTGTACTCCGACACCAACACCAAGGACGGTGCCACCATCTCCGTGCCGGTCAACGACACCATCGTGGACGTCATCACCGGGCGTGCGACGATCGCCGACTTCGAGGCCGCGGTCACACGGTTCAATGAGGAGGGCGGCGAGAAGATCCGCGAGGAGTTCGAGGCCGTCCTGCCCGACGACGTCCCGGTGACGCCCACCGCGTGA
- a CDS encoding sensor histidine kinase produces the protein MRSPWSSRLLRGGAHGVEIYTRVSLYAIAFIELMLLLVPAAVLAETSEGLALAFGLAVLVHVALCVTVLRDGLDRRPASARGVRAALVALGALSVGLIVLAFVAFPSGDQALFPENPRATTVVVVGAFALGALAPRLDIRALTVGMLGVAALAVVGQLTSDEPGVAAVLGLVTFLVGFGYVASVRLSIWILEVVRELDASRDTAARLAVAEERLRISRDMHDVVGRALSTVAVKSELAAELARRDDAGAVREMLDVRTLAQDSLREVRGVVAGYRAADLATELTGARSVLTAAGIRTRIIGDASGLDPRTQEALAWVVREAVTNVVRHADAQECRLEIATDATGTLLRVVNDGAKRPDHASGAGLRGLTERLAELGGTVTTSCDGDTFVLEARLPRPPGEDDRHTGRADTGARR, from the coding sequence ATGAGGTCTCCGTGGTCGTCACGCCTGCTGAGAGGCGGCGCGCACGGCGTCGAGATCTACACCCGCGTCTCGCTGTACGCGATCGCGTTCATCGAGCTGATGCTGCTGCTCGTCCCGGCGGCGGTGCTCGCGGAGACCTCGGAGGGGCTCGCGCTGGCGTTCGGCCTGGCCGTTCTCGTGCACGTCGCGCTGTGCGTGACGGTGCTGCGCGACGGACTCGACCGGCGTCCGGCCTCCGCCCGCGGTGTGCGGGCCGCCCTCGTCGCGCTCGGAGCGCTGAGCGTCGGGTTGATCGTCCTGGCGTTCGTCGCGTTCCCCTCCGGCGACCAGGCCTTGTTCCCCGAGAATCCTCGCGCGACGACGGTCGTCGTGGTCGGTGCGTTCGCGCTGGGCGCCCTCGCGCCGCGCCTCGACATCCGCGCGCTGACGGTCGGCATGCTGGGAGTCGCGGCCCTCGCCGTCGTCGGTCAGCTCACCTCGGACGAACCCGGCGTCGCCGCAGTTCTGGGCCTCGTGACCTTCCTCGTCGGGTTCGGGTACGTCGCGAGCGTGCGGCTGTCGATCTGGATCCTCGAGGTCGTGCGTGAGCTCGACGCCTCGCGGGACACCGCTGCCCGTCTCGCCGTCGCCGAGGAACGGTTGCGGATCTCCCGCGACATGCACGACGTCGTCGGCCGGGCGCTCTCGACCGTGGCGGTGAAGAGCGAGCTGGCCGCCGAGCTCGCCCGCCGCGACGACGCCGGTGCGGTGCGGGAGATGCTCGACGTGCGCACGCTGGCGCAGGACTCCCTGCGGGAGGTGCGCGGCGTCGTCGCCGGCTACCGGGCCGCCGATCTCGCGACCGAGCTCACCGGTGCACGATCGGTGCTGACGGCGGCGGGGATCCGGACGCGGATCATCGGCGACGCGAGCGGCCTGGACCCGCGCACCCAGGAGGCCCTGGCCTGGGTCGTGCGCGAGGCGGTGACGAACGTGGTCCGCCACGCGGACGCGCAGGAGTGCCGCCTCGAGATCGCCACCGACGCCACGGGAACGCTCCTGCGCGTCGTCAACGATGGAGCCAAGCGGCCGGACCATGCGTCCGGCGCGGGCCTGCGTGGCCTGACCGAGCGGCTCGCGGAGCTGGGCGGAACCGTCACGACCTCCTGCGACGGCGACACGTTTGTCCTCGAGGCGCGCCTGCCGCGCCCGCCGGGAGAGGACGATCGCCACACCGGGCGCGCCGACACCGGGGCGCGCCGATGA
- a CDS encoding response regulator transcription factor encodes MIRVLLADDETLIRDAVATLLGLEEDIEVVAVASSGTEAIAACERVRPDVAVLDLQMPGADGIEVAQAIAPTVPDCAVVIVTSHGRPGYLKRALTVGVRGFLPKTASAAVLASVVRQVRDGGRYVDPELAADAIAAGESPLTPREADVLELAAEGAPVEEIARRAALAPGTVRNYLSSAVAKLGASNRHEAARLARARGWL; translated from the coding sequence ATGATCCGCGTGCTGCTGGCCGACGACGAGACCCTCATCCGGGACGCCGTCGCCACGTTGCTCGGGCTCGAGGAGGACATCGAGGTCGTGGCCGTGGCCTCGTCCGGCACGGAGGCGATCGCCGCCTGCGAGCGGGTGCGTCCCGACGTCGCCGTCCTCGACCTGCAGATGCCGGGCGCGGACGGGATCGAGGTGGCCCAGGCGATCGCGCCGACGGTGCCGGACTGCGCCGTCGTCATCGTCACCAGTCACGGCCGCCCCGGCTACCTCAAGCGCGCGCTGACCGTGGGCGTTCGCGGCTTCCTGCCGAAGACGGCGTCAGCGGCAGTGCTCGCGTCGGTCGTGCGGCAGGTGCGCGACGGCGGACGCTACGTCGACCCCGAGCTCGCTGCTGACGCGATCGCCGCCGGCGAGTCCCCGCTGACGCCGCGGGAGGCGGACGTGCTGGAGCTCGCCGCCGAGGGCGCACCGGTCGAGGAGATCGCGCGCCGCGCCGCGCTGGCGCCCGGCACGGTACGCAACTACCTGTCGTCGGCCGTCGCGAAGCTCGGCGCGAGCAACCGGCACGAGGCCGCCCGCCTCGCCCGCGCCCGCGGCTGGCTCTGA
- a CDS encoding ABC transporter permease — translation MSQEPATGSGQQPTPTPSRPRQVSLRARFRRDWRMLLMMVPGVLALLLFFYIPILGNVVAFQDFQPFLGFSGSEWVGLGNFIDLYDNPDFWNALKNTLVLATFQLVLFFPVPLALALLVDSLVSSKVRRTFQSIVYLPHFLSWVLVIALFQQALGANGLVNNGLRSIGLDAIGFMTDPATFPLMATFQLVWKDAGWAMIIFLAALANVDVELYEAAAADGAGRWRRLWHITLPSIRAVVILLLILRIGDILSVGFEQFLLQRDSVGAGAAEVLDTFTYFSGVIGGDWGAGAAAGLAKGVVGLVLIIGANKLAHRFGEPGIFQSRKVA, via the coding sequence GTGTCGCAAGAACCAGCAACAGGGTCCGGCCAGCAGCCGACGCCGACGCCGTCGAGGCCCCGCCAGGTGTCGCTACGGGCGCGGTTCCGACGCGACTGGCGCATGCTCCTGATGATGGTGCCCGGCGTCCTGGCGCTGCTCCTGTTCTTCTACATCCCGATCCTGGGCAACGTCGTGGCCTTCCAGGACTTCCAGCCCTTCCTCGGGTTCTCCGGATCGGAGTGGGTGGGCCTCGGCAACTTCATCGACCTCTACGACAACCCGGACTTCTGGAACGCCCTGAAGAACACGCTGGTCCTGGCGACGTTCCAGCTCGTGCTGTTCTTCCCGGTCCCGCTGGCGCTGGCACTGCTGGTCGACTCGTTGGTCAGCAGCAAGGTTCGCCGGACGTTCCAGAGCATCGTCTATCTGCCCCACTTCCTGTCCTGGGTGCTCGTGATCGCCCTCTTCCAGCAGGCGCTCGGCGCCAACGGGCTGGTCAACAACGGCCTCCGGTCGATCGGCCTGGACGCCATCGGCTTCATGACCGATCCCGCCACGTTCCCCCTGATGGCGACGTTCCAGCTCGTCTGGAAGGACGCCGGCTGGGCGATGATCATCTTCCTTGCCGCTCTGGCCAACGTCGACGTCGAGCTCTACGAGGCCGCCGCCGCCGACGGCGCCGGGCGCTGGCGACGCCTCTGGCACATCACCCTGCCCTCCATCCGGGCGGTGGTGATCCTGCTGCTGATCCTGCGCATCGGCGACATCCTCAGCGTCGGCTTCGAGCAGTTCCTGCTGCAGCGCGACTCCGTCGGCGCCGGCGCGGCAGAGGTGCTGGACACCTTCACCTACTTCTCCGGTGTGATCGGCGGCGACTGGGGTGCCGGTGCCGCTGCCGGTCTGGCCAAGGGGGTGGTCGGACTGGTGCTCATCATCGGTGCCAACAAGCTGGCTCACCGCTTCGGCGAGCCCGGCATCTTCCAGAGCCGGAAGGTGGCCTGA
- a CDS encoding carbohydrate ABC transporter permease, producing MARDVTASSRPVWKEKPSVLLSSTKAVVVAVTSVLILIPMLVVVSTSLASEEQILEAGGYVLWPTDPTLEAYEVLFRGPFMVQAIGVSVFVTVVGTAIALFTTITMAYALSRPVLFGRPVLLAVLFTLLFAPGLIPMFLMVRQLNLLDTVWSLILPGALGAFNFVVMRSFFQAIPRELTEAAHMDGASDFYVLRRVVLPLSKAVVAVVGLFYAVGFWNAFFNALLYIQRRTDLYPVQVILRSYVIRGDSLTADQLGVEQVPPPQSLQMAIVMVALVPILLVYPFLQRHFTKGVITGAVKG from the coding sequence ATGGCGCGTGACGTGACGGCGTCCAGCCGCCCGGTGTGGAAAGAGAAGCCTTCGGTCCTTCTCAGCTCGACGAAGGCCGTCGTCGTGGCAGTCACGTCGGTGCTGATCCTGATCCCGATGCTCGTGGTCGTCTCGACCTCGCTGGCCAGCGAGGAGCAGATCCTCGAGGCGGGTGGCTACGTGCTGTGGCCGACCGACCCCACGCTCGAGGCCTACGAGGTCCTGTTCCGTGGGCCGTTCATGGTTCAGGCGATCGGCGTCAGCGTCTTCGTGACCGTGGTCGGCACCGCGATCGCGCTGTTCACCACGATCACCATGGCCTACGCGCTCAGCCGCCCGGTGCTGTTCGGCCGGCCGGTGCTGCTCGCCGTGCTGTTCACTCTGCTGTTCGCACCGGGTCTGATCCCGATGTTCCTGATGGTGCGTCAGCTCAACCTGCTGGACACCGTCTGGTCGCTCATCCTTCCCGGAGCCCTGGGCGCCTTCAACTTCGTGGTCATGCGCTCGTTCTTCCAGGCCATCCCGCGCGAGCTGACCGAAGCGGCCCACATGGACGGGGCGTCGGACTTCTACGTGCTGCGGCGAGTCGTGCTGCCGCTGTCCAAGGCGGTGGTCGCCGTGGTCGGGCTGTTCTACGCGGTCGGCTTCTGGAACGCGTTCTTCAACGCGCTGCTCTACATCCAGCGACGCACCGACCTCTACCCCGTCCAGGTCATCCTGCGCTCCTACGTCATCCGTGGTGACTCGCTCACCGCCGACCAGCTCGGCGTCGAGCAGGTGCCACCGCCCCAGTCGCTCCAGATGGCCATCGTCATGGTGGCTCTGGTGCCCATCCTGCTCGTCTACCCGTTCCTGCAACGGCACTTCACCAAGGGCGTCATCACCGGCGCGGTGAAGGGCTGA
- a CDS encoding NAD(P)H-dependent glycerol-3-phosphate dehydrogenase codes for MRACVLGTGSWGTTFAQVLADAGHDVVLWGRSEAVCAEVREAHTNSGYVPGVVLPERITATTDARAALAGASLVAVALPSQAVRSILSELPDAVEPDAVVVSLMKGVELTSDERMSELLAEALRVPAARLAVLSGPNLAGEIAQRQPTTTVVASISTETAQRVAHACATDYFRTFTNTDVIGVELGGAVKNVIALAVGIAQGKGYGDNTKASIITRGLSEATRLGVALGASAATFAGLAGMGDLVATCASPLSRNHTLGVHIGAGMSLDEAVAVTGGTAEGAKSCRSVLDLARRHGVTMSITAAVVAVLYEGTSVEDMVRALITRPPRPED; via the coding sequence GTGCGCGCGTGCGTGCTTGGCACGGGCAGCTGGGGGACGACGTTCGCCCAGGTGCTCGCGGACGCCGGGCACGACGTCGTCCTCTGGGGCCGCTCCGAGGCGGTGTGCGCGGAGGTCCGTGAGGCGCACACGAACTCGGGCTACGTGCCGGGGGTGGTGCTCCCGGAGCGCATCACGGCCACGACCGATGCGCGGGCGGCGCTCGCGGGTGCGTCGCTGGTGGCCGTCGCGCTGCCGTCCCAGGCGGTGCGCTCGATCCTGAGCGAGCTGCCGGACGCCGTCGAGCCGGACGCCGTCGTCGTGAGTCTCATGAAGGGCGTGGAGCTCACCTCCGACGAGCGCATGAGCGAGCTCCTCGCTGAGGCCCTGCGGGTGCCGGCGGCGCGGCTCGCGGTGCTCTCCGGGCCGAACCTCGCGGGGGAGATCGCGCAGCGGCAGCCGACGACGACGGTCGTCGCCTCGATCTCGACGGAGACGGCGCAGCGGGTCGCGCACGCCTGCGCCACCGACTACTTCCGCACGTTCACCAACACCGACGTCATCGGCGTCGAGCTCGGCGGTGCGGTGAAGAACGTCATCGCGCTCGCGGTGGGGATCGCGCAGGGCAAGGGGTACGGCGACAACACCAAGGCGTCGATCATCACCCGCGGGCTCTCGGAGGCGACGCGGCTCGGCGTCGCGCTGGGCGCCTCCGCCGCCACGTTCGCCGGGCTGGCCGGGATGGGCGACCTCGTGGCCACGTGCGCGTCCCCGCTCTCGCGGAACCACACGCTCGGGGTGCACATCGGCGCCGGGATGTCGCTGGACGAGGCGGTCGCCGTCACCGGGGGAACGGCGGAGGGCGCGAAGTCGTGCCGGTCGGTGCTCGACCTCGCGCGCCGCCACGGCGTCACGATGTCCATCACGGCAGCCGTCGTGGCCGTGCTGTACGAGGGCACGAGCGTGGAGGACATGGTGCGGGCGCTCATCACGCGCCCGCCGCGGCCCGAGGACTGA
- a CDS encoding LLM class flavin-dependent oxidoreductase yields MAIKYGFIGSFGTPAQQLTLARACEEHGWDGFFTWDGLSLAAPGFDAQPTWDPFALLGAASAVTERITLGAMVFAFPRHRPWELAQRVLTVDHLSGGRLVLPVGVGVVDDRGFTSVPGQLTSLRERAELLDDVLEYLERSWSGEPFAFEGRHLSAGTFHFPAPPVNGRIPVWPVAVWDAARPPRRSLDRALRWDGIVPQVRGESPEDAEAGADDVTKLVSWIDQERGADAGPFEIVVQGRFDADPAVAAAQARAAADAGATWWIESWWDPATATPALLLENVRQGPPRP; encoded by the coding sequence ATGGCCATCAAGTACGGATTCATCGGAAGCTTCGGGACGCCCGCCCAGCAGCTCACGCTCGCGCGCGCCTGCGAGGAGCACGGTTGGGACGGCTTCTTCACCTGGGACGGGCTCAGCCTGGCCGCTCCGGGGTTCGATGCGCAGCCCACGTGGGACCCGTTCGCGCTCCTGGGCGCCGCGAGCGCGGTGACGGAGCGCATCACGCTCGGCGCCATGGTGTTCGCGTTTCCTCGCCACCGCCCGTGGGAGCTGGCCCAACGGGTACTGACGGTGGACCACCTCTCGGGTGGTCGGCTCGTACTCCCGGTCGGGGTCGGCGTGGTGGACGACCGCGGCTTCACGTCGGTGCCCGGCCAGCTGACGTCGTTGCGGGAGCGCGCCGAGCTGCTCGACGACGTGCTGGAGTACCTGGAACGGTCGTGGTCCGGCGAGCCGTTCGCGTTCGAGGGACGCCACCTCAGCGCCGGCACGTTCCACTTTCCCGCACCGCCGGTGAACGGCCGGATCCCGGTCTGGCCGGTCGCAGTCTGGGACGCCGCCCGGCCACCGAGGCGGAGCCTCGATCGGGCCTTGCGGTGGGACGGCATCGTGCCGCAGGTGCGCGGTGAGTCACCGGAGGACGCCGAGGCGGGCGCCGACGACGTCACGAAGCTCGTGTCCTGGATCGATCAGGAGCGAGGTGCCGACGCCGGACCGTTCGAGATCGTCGTCCAGGGACGCTTCGACGCCGATCCCGCCGTCGCGGCAGCCCAGGCCCGAGCCGCCGCCGACGCCGGGGCCACCTGGTGGATCGAGTCCTGGTGGGACCCGGCCACGGCGACGCCCGCGCTGCTCCTGGAGAACGTGCGCCAGGGCCCGCCGCGGCCCTGA
- a CDS encoding ABC transporter permease, translating to MTTSTTTTSPAPPRRTVSSRRIGALARAEVTLLLRNRTTLFNAVLLAPATVGFLTLVGGLDAIAGAVPGGLGAAVISMLVAMALLIVVYYNLTTTIVARREELVLKRLLTGECSRTEILVATAVPALVILVGQLVLGVAAVAVAFELPSFTNPVLVLLALVGGTAVFALLAAASSGLTRTVESAQLTTLPVLIVTMVFSGGTLPLDLLPDGVQRVAELTPLNPVIELIRLGLTGTSADGETLTFTGTLAEAALPGAILAAWVLLSAFAASRWMRWEPRR from the coding sequence ATGACGACCTCGACCACCACCACGTCCCCCGCCCCGCCGCGCCGGACGGTCAGCTCGCGCCGGATCGGCGCCCTCGCCCGCGCGGAGGTGACGCTGCTCCTGCGCAACCGCACGACCCTGTTCAACGCCGTGCTGCTCGCGCCCGCCACCGTCGGGTTCCTCACGCTCGTCGGCGGGCTGGACGCGATCGCCGGAGCGGTCCCCGGCGGCCTCGGAGCCGCCGTCATCAGCATGCTCGTGGCGATGGCCCTGCTCATCGTCGTCTACTACAACCTCACGACGACGATCGTCGCCCGCCGCGAGGAGCTCGTCCTCAAGCGGCTCCTCACCGGCGAGTGCTCGCGCACGGAGATCCTCGTGGCCACGGCTGTCCCCGCCCTCGTGATCCTGGTGGGCCAGCTCGTGCTCGGGGTCGCGGCTGTCGCCGTCGCGTTCGAGCTCCCGTCGTTCACGAACCCGGTGCTCGTGCTCCTCGCACTCGTCGGCGGCACCGCCGTCTTCGCCTTGCTCGCCGCGGCGAGCTCCGGACTCACGCGAACGGTCGAGTCTGCGCAGCTCACGACGCTGCCGGTGCTCATCGTCACGATGGTGTTCTCGGGTGGGACCCTGCCGCTCGACCTGCTCCCGGACGGCGTGCAGCGCGTCGCGGAGCTGACCCCGCTGAACCCGGTCATCGAGCTCATCCGCCTCGGCCTCACGGGCACCAGCGCCGACGGCGAGACGCTCACGTTCACCGGGACGCTCGCGGAGGCGGCGCTCCCCGGGGCGATCCTCGCCGCGTGGGTGCTGCTCAGCGCGTTCGCCGCCTCCCGCTGGATGCGGTGGGAACCGCGACGGTGA